The sequence AAAAACATAAGCAACACTATATCCAAACAAGAATATAATAAATCCAAGGCTAAATCCACCTAATTTCTAATCAAATTtataaaaaaataaacaaacatttaccatacaaattaactaacattATACTTTTTTGTGAAATATATTTCCTGGTATACTTATTTAGAGGTATTTATGCTAGGGTTTTTTAATCTAGTGACCTCTGTTTTGTTGATGTCTTTATGCTACCATAcacgtatagatggccaaacgggccggcacggcccgccaGACCCGGCTAGCGAACTGTGTCGTGCCAGATGGGCCAGTGTGCCGCTGCCGCGGGCCAGGCCCGGCCCGTCAGCCTGCTAGtcatgccgggccggcccggtgaCACTATGGCCCGTCTGAGTATATTGTATAATTTAGCAAAAAATATGTAGTTGTGGGAGCTCGAAACACATCCATCTAACCAGTGTAGCTAAAGTTTTATTGTGTTATatgttgaattcttatacttaatatatgtaaaccattatttttaaaataaaaaatgtaactgtgtcgtgcccgtgccagcactacgggtcgagatAGTGGCCCAGACACGGCAATATAGCCGTACCGTGCCAGACATGGCACTATACTAACCGAACCGGGTCGTGCCTGAACCGTGTTTTTTCGTGTCGTGCATGGGCTGGCCCATCGTGTTAGTGCTAAATGGCCATCTATACATACACAACACATTCCAACCAAGGAGGCAAGGCAAGCGCGTAACAGGGCCTCCCTCGCCTGCAGGCTGCAGCCTTAGTCGCTTGCTCTCGGGACGAGGCGCGCCCGGAGCGGCTTCGCCATGACAACGGTGAACTCGGCCTTCTCGCCCTCCACGTCCACCGTCTCCCCCTCCAGCTGCCGCCACTCGAACTCGCGCACCAGGTTCGCCACGAAGAACTCGAGGTGCAGCGTCGCGACGTTGAGCCCCGGGCAGATCCTCCGCCCAGCCCCGAACGGCATCATCCTGATCTCCCTCGTGCCCGTGATGTCCACGCTCTCGCCGTCGCCGCCCGGCAGGAACCGCTCCGGCGCGAACTCCGTCGGCCGCTCCCACGCGCGCTGGTCCATGCCCATGTCCACCACCAAGAAGTTCACCATGGTGCCCTTAGGGATCATGTACCCACCCAGCTCCATGTCCTCGGCCGGCGCGTGCGGCAGCACCATGTGCCCCGGCGGGTGCCGCCGGAGGCCTTCCAGAACCACCGCTTTGAGGTACGGCATCCTGTGCACGTCCTCCTCGGAGACATGACCATCCGAGCCGCCACTGGTCGCCATGGTGGCTTTGATCTCGTCGTGGAGCTTGTCCTGGATGCCCGGGTTCTTGACTAGCTCCGCCATGATCCACTGCAGCGCCGTAGACGTGGTGTCCGTGCCGCCGTTGAGGAACTCGGAGCACAGCGCGATCATCTCGTCGTCCGTCAGCTCGCGGCCGTCGTCTTCGTTGAGCCGGATGTCAAGCAGCGCGTCAACGTACGAGTGCGGCAGCGTTGTTTGTGTCGCTTCGTCTTCTACCGCATCGCGATCAGCGGCGGCTCCCACTCCCGGGTTTTTATTCTTGCGCTCCCTACGCGCGTCGATCAGCGGCATGTACATGTCCttgagccgttggcgcatcgcgACCATGGCCTGAAGGCGGCCGCGGAAGAGCAGCCTCGTGACGGCCGGCAGGAAGGCGAAGACTCTCATCTTGGTCGACGAGTATAGCAGCAGGTCCCGCTGCGCCGCGGCGATGTCGCGCACGGCGCGCTCGTCGAGCCGCTCGCCGAAGCACATGGCCACCAGGAGGCGGAACATGGCGTACTGGAATGTTTGCACTATGGTACCGTCCGCCTCCTGCTGATGGCGTAGCTTGTCGGTGAGCTCGGCGAGCACCGCCGCCCGAGCCGGCGCAAACAGCCGGAGCCGCGCTGGGTTCGCGACCTCGGCCACGAAGTTGCGCCGGAACATCCGCCACAGCGGGCCGTAGCTTGAGGTGGAGATGGTGGAGGCGTTCAGTCCCAGGAGGTCCCGGGACGCGGACGCCGGGCGGTCGGCCAGAGCGGCGCCGCGCTCGACGAGCGCAAGGTGCGCGAGGCGGCGGTCGGAGACGGTGACCTCGAGGTGGGAGCCGATGCGCAGCGTCAGCAGCGGGCCATGGCGCGCGTGGAAGCGGCGGATGGCATGCAGGATCTCGATCCCTTGGAGCCTCACCCAAAACAAGTTCCCGATAACCGGCACGGC is a genomic window of Zea mays cultivar B73 chromosome 5, Zm-B73-REFERENCE-NAM-5.0, whole genome shotgun sequence containing:
- the LOC103626273 gene encoding cytochrome P450 89A2, with product MELTWRLLAALVLPLSFLLLYHAKNGGKASRRLPPGPAAVPVIGNLFWVRLQGIEILHAIRRFHARHGPLLTLRIGSHLEVTVSDRRLAHLALVERGAALADRPASASRDLLGLNASTISTSSYGPLWRMFRRNFVAEVANPARLRLFAPARAAVLAELTDKLRHQQEADGTIVQTFQYAMFRLLVAMCFGERLDERAVRDIAAAQRDLLLYSSTKMRVFAFLPAVTRLLFRGRLQAMVAMRQRLKDMYMPLIDARRERKNKNPGVGAAADRDAVEDEATQTTLPHSYVDALLDIRLNEDDGRELTDDEMIALCSEFLNGGTDTTSTALQWIMAELVKNPGIQDKLHDEIKATMATSGGSDGHVSEEDVHRMPYLKAVVLEGLRRHPPGHMVLPHAPAEDMELGGYMIPKGTMVNFLVVDMGMDQRAWERPTEFAPERFLPGGDGESVDITGTREIRMMPFGAGRRICPGLNVATLHLEFFVANLVREFEWRQLEGETVDVEGEKAEFTVVMAKPLRARLVPRASD